From a region of the Alnus glutinosa chromosome 1, dhAlnGlut1.1, whole genome shotgun sequence genome:
- the LOC133876409 gene encoding serine/threonine-protein kinase 1-like isoform X2, giving the protein MDPSSTGRRSRKTRPKPDLYSTVVIHGDEDSSSESEHEQNEQKKRSKAQTREQQEEDLYATMVYKDDDDDDEDDSSLPPLLKRLPKDFGGGDPIDDDDDDKADFSTMIVKNDRTRTRPRNLSSPSSYSPSKSQSSPLSEYKPARPGNRMGGGDDGDDDEVDGDGEGFSTSGTVLRRIGGGSGKGMGDSTMGRAVASMQAVGDFGFGNQRKGSGSSQGGGEEGRHPMMTKMSTSSIPESLTREDPTTKYELLNELGKGSYGAVYKARDIKTSELVAIKVISLCEGEEGYEEIRGEIEMLQQCSHPNVVRYLGSYQGEEYLWIVMEYCGGGSVADLMNITEEPLEEYQIAYICREALKGLAYLHSIFKVHRDIKGGNILLTEQGDVKLGDFGVAAQLTRTMSKRNTFIGTPHWMAPEVIQESRYDGKVDVWALGVSAVEMAEGLPPRSTVHPMRVLFMISIEPAPMLEDKEKWSLVFHDFVAKSLTKEPRQRPTASEMLKHKFIEKCKYGPSAMSPKIEKSRQIRASMALQAQSLPTLAGDDEYGDTVPSRPYNIGLQVANEVHANSTLRKQHISDGVKLDGEGNFDTVIIHGGDEIEKTVTQPQVSDTKEPSPALEHVESLSVPAAEGKSTASRVENIRGVGESNSVTLTIQESPYSVSSSTEQNLKTKGISQAELGGGSGISHSTLKNDTVSRKAFALQDKLWSIYAAGNTVPIPFLRATDISPIALLSDNVLGGMQRDNSGTVCVEALQELFTGGDGQSKKGRRGQNEMPLPPSVYQRLTSSSTLMNLAQALAYHKMCYEDMPLQEMQATQEQQTIQNLCDTLRTILRL; this is encoded by the exons ATGGATCCGAGCTCCACAGGCCGCCGGAGCCGCAAGACCCGGCCCAAGCCAGACCTCTACTCCACCGTCGTCATCCACGGCGACGAAGACTCCAGCTCCGAATCCGAGCACGAACAGAACGAACAGAAAAAGCGAAGCAAAGCACAAACACGAGAGCAACAAGAAGAAGACCTTTACGCCACAATGGTGTACAaggacgacgacgacgacgacgaagaCGACTCCTCTCTCCCCCCACTCCTCAAACGCCTCCCCAAGGACTTCGGCGGCGGAGACCCAatcgacgacgacgacgacgacaaGGCCGATTTCAGCACAATGATCGTCAAGAACGATCGCACTCGCACTCGCCCCCGCAACCTGTCTTCTCCGTCTTCCTACTCCCCGTCGAAGTCCCAGAGCTCGCCGCTCTCGGAGTACAAGCCCGCGAGACCCGGGAATAGAATGGGCGGTGGTGATGACGGCGATGACGATGAGGTTGATGGTGATGGCGAGGGGTTTTCGACGAGCGGGACCGTGTTGAGGAGGATTGGTGGTGGTAGTGGTAAAGGGATGGGGGATTCGACTATGGGGCGCGCCGTGGCGAGTATGCAAGCGGTAGGGGACTTTGGGTTTGGGAATCAGAGGAAGGGGAGCGGGTCGTCGCAGGGCGGCGGCGAGGAGGGTCGGCATCCCATGATGACGAAGATGTCAACgagttcgattccggagagtcTTACCCGGGAAGATCCTACTACTAAGTACGAATTGCTCAATGAGCTTG GGAAAGGTTCATATGGGGCTGTTTACAAAGCTAGGGATATAAAAACTTCGGAGCTGGTTGCTATCAAAGTAATATCATTATGTGAAGGG GAGGAGGGATATGAAGAAATTCGTGGTGAGATTGAGATGTTACAGCAATGTAGTCATCCAAATGTTGTGCGCTACCTTGGAAGCTACCAAGGAGAGGAGTATCTTTGG ATAGTGATGGAATACTGTGGGGGTGGAAGTGTTGCTGACTTGATGAACATTACCGAGGAGCCTTTGGAGGAGTATCAAATAGCATATATCTGTAGGGAGGCATTGAAG GGCCTTGCTTATTTGCACTCAATTTTCAAAGTCCATAGAGATATTAAGGGTggaaatattttgttaactgAACAAGGAGATGTCAAGCTGG GTGATTTTGGGGTTGCAGCGCAGCTCACAAGAACCATGTCAAAGCGCAACACG tTCATTGGCACTCCACACTGGATGGCTCCAGAAGTTATTCAAGAAAGTCGCTACGATGGAAAG GTGGATGTATGGGCTCTTGGTGTGTCTGCAGTTGAAATGGCTGAG GGGCTTCCTCCAAGATCGACAGTACATCCGATGAGG gTTTTATTCATGATATCCATTGAGCCAGCTCCGATGCTTGAGGATAAAGAAAAATG GTCCCTTGTGTTCCATGATTTTGTTGCAAAGAGCCTAACAAAAGAACCTCGTCAACGCCCTACTGCATCTGAGATGTTGAAA CACAAATTCATTGAGAAATGCAAATATGGACCTTCTGCAATGTCACCAAAGATTGAAAAGTCAAGGCAAATTAGGGCCTCCATGGCTCTGCAAGCACAAAGTCTTCCAACTTTAGCAGGAGATGAT GAATATGGAGATACTGTTCCATCAAGGCCTTATAATATTGGGCTTCAAGTTGCAAATGAAGTGCATGCAAATAGCACTTTGAGGAAGCAGCACATATCTGATGGTGTAAAACTGGATGGGGAAG GTAACTTTGACACTGTGATAATTCATGGTGGAGATGAGATAGAAAAGACAGTCACTCAACCACAAGTTTCTGATACTAAAGAACCCTCACCTGCTCTTGAACATGTTGAAAGCCTTTCTGTTCCTGCTGCAGAAGGCAAATCAACTGCATCCCG GGTGGAGAATATAAGAGGTGTTGGAGAATCAAATTCTGTTACACTGACCATACAAGAATCTCCTTACTCTGTATCTAGCTCCACTGAGCAGAACCTTAAGACTAAAGGTATTTCTCAGGCAGAGCTTGGAGGTGGCAGTGGTATAAGCCATAGCACATTGAAGAATGATACTGTTAGCCGGAAAGCTTTTGCATTGCAAGACAAG CTTTGGTCCATATATGCAGCTGGCAATACAGTACCAATTCCATTCTTGAGGGCAACGGATATATCCCCTATTGCTCTTTTGTCAGACAACGTGCTTGGAGGCATGCAGCGGGATAATAGTGGAACTGTATGCGTGGAGGCATTGCAGGAGCTCTTTACTGGTGGTGATGGACAGTCTAAAAAGGGTCGGAGAGGACAAAATGAG ATGCCCCTACCTCCCAGTGTTTACCAAAGGCTCACTTCAAGTTCTACACTAATGAATTTGGCACAGGCTTTAGCATACCACAAAAT GTGTTATGAAGATATGCCACTTCAGGAAATGCAAGCAACACAGGAGCAGCAGACCATTCAAAATCTTTGTGATACACTTCGAACTATTCTGCGGTTGTAG
- the LOC133876409 gene encoding serine/threonine-protein kinase 1-like isoform X1, whose product MDPSSTGRRSRKTRPKPDLYSTVVIHGDEDSSSESEHEQNEQKKRSKAQTREQQEEDLYATMVYKDDDDDDEDDSSLPPLLKRLPKDFGGGDPIDDDDDDKADFSTMIVKNDRTRTRPRNLSSPSSYSPSKSQSSPLSEYKPARPGNRMGGGDDGDDDEVDGDGEGFSTSGTVLRRIGGGSGKGMGDSTMGRAVASMQAVGDFGFGNQRKGSGSSQGGGEEGRHPMMTKMSTSSIPESLTREDPTTKYELLNELGKGSYGAVYKARDIKTSELVAIKVISLCEGEEGYEEIRGEIEMLQQCSHPNVVRYLGSYQGEEYLWIVMEYCGGGSVADLMNITEEPLEEYQIAYICREALKGLAYLHSIFKVHRDIKGGNILLTEQGDVKLGDFGVAAQLTRTMSKRNTFIGTPHWMAPEVIQESRYDGKVDVWALGVSAVEMAEGLPPRSTVHPMRVLFMISIEPAPMLEDKEKWSLVFHDFVAKSLTKEPRQRPTASEMLKHKFIEKCKYGPSAMSPKIEKSRQIRASMALQAQSLPTLAGDDPLLSPNLNQEYGDTVPSRPYNIGLQVANEVHANSTLRKQHISDGVKLDGEGNFDTVIIHGGDEIEKTVTQPQVSDTKEPSPALEHVESLSVPAAEGKSTASRVENIRGVGESNSVTLTIQESPYSVSSSTEQNLKTKGISQAELGGGSGISHSTLKNDTVSRKAFALQDKLWSIYAAGNTVPIPFLRATDISPIALLSDNVLGGMQRDNSGTVCVEALQELFTGGDGQSKKGRRGQNEMPLPPSVYQRLTSSSTLMNLAQALAYHKMCYEDMPLQEMQATQEQQTIQNLCDTLRTILRL is encoded by the exons ATGGATCCGAGCTCCACAGGCCGCCGGAGCCGCAAGACCCGGCCCAAGCCAGACCTCTACTCCACCGTCGTCATCCACGGCGACGAAGACTCCAGCTCCGAATCCGAGCACGAACAGAACGAACAGAAAAAGCGAAGCAAAGCACAAACACGAGAGCAACAAGAAGAAGACCTTTACGCCACAATGGTGTACAaggacgacgacgacgacgacgaagaCGACTCCTCTCTCCCCCCACTCCTCAAACGCCTCCCCAAGGACTTCGGCGGCGGAGACCCAatcgacgacgacgacgacgacaaGGCCGATTTCAGCACAATGATCGTCAAGAACGATCGCACTCGCACTCGCCCCCGCAACCTGTCTTCTCCGTCTTCCTACTCCCCGTCGAAGTCCCAGAGCTCGCCGCTCTCGGAGTACAAGCCCGCGAGACCCGGGAATAGAATGGGCGGTGGTGATGACGGCGATGACGATGAGGTTGATGGTGATGGCGAGGGGTTTTCGACGAGCGGGACCGTGTTGAGGAGGATTGGTGGTGGTAGTGGTAAAGGGATGGGGGATTCGACTATGGGGCGCGCCGTGGCGAGTATGCAAGCGGTAGGGGACTTTGGGTTTGGGAATCAGAGGAAGGGGAGCGGGTCGTCGCAGGGCGGCGGCGAGGAGGGTCGGCATCCCATGATGACGAAGATGTCAACgagttcgattccggagagtcTTACCCGGGAAGATCCTACTACTAAGTACGAATTGCTCAATGAGCTTG GGAAAGGTTCATATGGGGCTGTTTACAAAGCTAGGGATATAAAAACTTCGGAGCTGGTTGCTATCAAAGTAATATCATTATGTGAAGGG GAGGAGGGATATGAAGAAATTCGTGGTGAGATTGAGATGTTACAGCAATGTAGTCATCCAAATGTTGTGCGCTACCTTGGAAGCTACCAAGGAGAGGAGTATCTTTGG ATAGTGATGGAATACTGTGGGGGTGGAAGTGTTGCTGACTTGATGAACATTACCGAGGAGCCTTTGGAGGAGTATCAAATAGCATATATCTGTAGGGAGGCATTGAAG GGCCTTGCTTATTTGCACTCAATTTTCAAAGTCCATAGAGATATTAAGGGTggaaatattttgttaactgAACAAGGAGATGTCAAGCTGG GTGATTTTGGGGTTGCAGCGCAGCTCACAAGAACCATGTCAAAGCGCAACACG tTCATTGGCACTCCACACTGGATGGCTCCAGAAGTTATTCAAGAAAGTCGCTACGATGGAAAG GTGGATGTATGGGCTCTTGGTGTGTCTGCAGTTGAAATGGCTGAG GGGCTTCCTCCAAGATCGACAGTACATCCGATGAGG gTTTTATTCATGATATCCATTGAGCCAGCTCCGATGCTTGAGGATAAAGAAAAATG GTCCCTTGTGTTCCATGATTTTGTTGCAAAGAGCCTAACAAAAGAACCTCGTCAACGCCCTACTGCATCTGAGATGTTGAAA CACAAATTCATTGAGAAATGCAAATATGGACCTTCTGCAATGTCACCAAAGATTGAAAAGTCAAGGCAAATTAGGGCCTCCATGGCTCTGCAAGCACAAAGTCTTCCAACTTTAGCAGGAGATGAT CCACTACTATCTCCAAATCTGAATCAGGAATATGGAGATACTGTTCCATCAAGGCCTTATAATATTGGGCTTCAAGTTGCAAATGAAGTGCATGCAAATAGCACTTTGAGGAAGCAGCACATATCTGATGGTGTAAAACTGGATGGGGAAG GTAACTTTGACACTGTGATAATTCATGGTGGAGATGAGATAGAAAAGACAGTCACTCAACCACAAGTTTCTGATACTAAAGAACCCTCACCTGCTCTTGAACATGTTGAAAGCCTTTCTGTTCCTGCTGCAGAAGGCAAATCAACTGCATCCCG GGTGGAGAATATAAGAGGTGTTGGAGAATCAAATTCTGTTACACTGACCATACAAGAATCTCCTTACTCTGTATCTAGCTCCACTGAGCAGAACCTTAAGACTAAAGGTATTTCTCAGGCAGAGCTTGGAGGTGGCAGTGGTATAAGCCATAGCACATTGAAGAATGATACTGTTAGCCGGAAAGCTTTTGCATTGCAAGACAAG CTTTGGTCCATATATGCAGCTGGCAATACAGTACCAATTCCATTCTTGAGGGCAACGGATATATCCCCTATTGCTCTTTTGTCAGACAACGTGCTTGGAGGCATGCAGCGGGATAATAGTGGAACTGTATGCGTGGAGGCATTGCAGGAGCTCTTTACTGGTGGTGATGGACAGTCTAAAAAGGGTCGGAGAGGACAAAATGAG ATGCCCCTACCTCCCAGTGTTTACCAAAGGCTCACTTCAAGTTCTACACTAATGAATTTGGCACAGGCTTTAGCATACCACAAAAT GTGTTATGAAGATATGCCACTTCAGGAAATGCAAGCAACACAGGAGCAGCAGACCATTCAAAATCTTTGTGATACACTTCGAACTATTCTGCGGTTGTAG
- the LOC133876425 gene encoding uncharacterized protein LOC133876425, protein MKFLEYTPLDRLNDFLSHLNLGERTIKGCLEAYSCKHTGTDKKLSLSLENEMLDYLGKSSDTDSSLPADFLLSRSSRKTLIYLVLTLNHMYPDYDFSAVKAHQFFTEESWDIFKQIFDTYMFEASKEWIETNGGSSLLEALYKALDEVVKLAECEIYSYNPDSDADPFLERGAIWSFNFFFYNRKLKRVVSFRLCCLSNLVADEFLMVELPCEEDGEIFDDMDM, encoded by the exons ATGAAGTTCTTGGAATACACTCCTTTGGATCG GTTAAATGATTTCCTAAGTCATTTAAACCTTGGAGAGCGTACCATTAAAGGATGCCTTGAAGCTTACTCCT GCAAACACACGGGAACTGATAAGAAACTGTCTCTCAGCTTGGAGAATGAG ATGCTTGATTATCTAGGGAAATCTTCAGACACTGACTCTTCCTTGCCAGCTGATTTCCTGTTGAGCAGATCCAG CCGGAAGACATTGATCTACCTGGTTCTTACACTgaatcacatgtatccggattATGATTTCAG TGCGGTGAAAGCTCACCAGTTCTTCACGGAGGAAAGCTGGGACATTTTTAAGCAGATTTTTGATACCTACATGTTTGAAGCATCAAAG GAATGGATCGAGACTAATGGGGGCAGTTCCCTGCTGGAGGCCTTGTACAAGGCTCTTGACGAG GTTGTAAAACTAGCGGAATGCGAAATTTACAGTTACAACCCGGACTCTGATGCAGATCCGTTTCTAGAGAGAGGAGCCAT ATGgtctttcaatttcttcttctataaCAGAAAACTAAAGCGCGTCGTGAGTTTTCGTCTTTGCTGTTTGAG TAATTTGGTGGCCGATGAATTTCTTATGGTTGAATTACCTTGTGAGGAAGATGGGGAGATTTTTGATGACATGGACATGTGA